Part of the Zonotrichia albicollis isolate bZonAlb1 unplaced genomic scaffold, bZonAlb1.hap1 Scaffold_254, whole genome shotgun sequence genome is shown below.
gcccagcagtgtctgccagtccctggcacagcacaggcaatgctccacagccacctctgcagccccagcccagctcctgagggtccaaatgagcccaagtcccacctgggggaagggcccagcaaGACCAAAGGaaattgaaggctgaccacaaggcaagcacacatcttgaccctacctcctcttggaatttccatctgaacgctgctggaatccaggagttggtagctgtgtgtgcttctctgtatcttttctgtctttctctcttttcaatTCACGCTTTTTGAAAATTTTGAGTAACTTAAAATTCATCAAGCTAAGACTTTGCGAAGGTGAATGGGCCAAGTCAGTGCTTTGAGAattgttttttgttgattgCATGTCATAttaaaccttttgccaaagtttctctgatttttctaaaatccccagtaaaggctgttttgttcttttgagctcccagccacattccacactccatttcccagctggagcccctggtgcctctgagttgtgctgccccagccccagggatgctctccttgtctgcccattcccccaaggtctctgggcagggatggcctaggtgggggctgctgacatcctcagcaacttggaggctgctgctgaattttcctgctccagaggcttgttcagcctgcagctcttcagtgcaggaattcagcatcccagggctcattaacattcagaacaccttaacaagccaagtcTCTGGGTATAATGTGATGTAATTTCCAAATCTTTTGTGGTTAATTGAACATATTTCATAAGTGCATTCAAAGTGAAGATATTATATTTACAAAGATAAtgagaaatttctttttttaggtcctgtttaggtttttttcccctgttcatTCATTGAcatgtgcaatctccaattgacaccgAATCCAATATcacctcatgcagtttgaatagatatgaaaatcaagacccttcatggctgacaatcaatcagactctgtccctacccccaccccaccattttccccatccaagccctggcactcagagcagccttatgcaaatctgagctcccttcagcccaggctgcacctgcagcctACAGCTCCTTGGCTTCAACTCCCACCTGTTTTTTTTgaagaaggagctgcccgagacacagagggatgttcattttttgtcagccaacaaagccaaggggaggcacagctccatcaaatgcaaaagtcattcctctgctgggctctgccctgcctctgatccccacagcctgtcctgtttccttcatccctcctTTACCAGGCTctttctgggacaagggagctctgctctggctatgGAAGGAGGTGCAAtgccaccactggagtgggaaccacaactcatcaggtttgtgtcctttgggagTCAGGAACTGGTGGCACTCagagtttctcttcatggcacACATAAAAATGTGAATATGATAAAATTTATTATAAACCAAAACCCTTCCCTCTTCTCCATGTGACGTTTCAGAAACATATGATATGTCCACCATCCACAAGGGATTTCCATACAAGAAGGATTTTAGACAAAGAAAACTTAGTTGTAGTCTTATGTCACTcttgctccagtctgaaacagggcccagcatggtgccgggatcatcagagagctgaggtgtgtgctggaattcaatgccctccccatcctgcagcagccctgcatttccctcctgcagccttgcttctccagcacagccatggaggctctttgggctctggactgttcctgcagcccccaagggcagctgagctctgcctttggcacagtcaggcctggccagtgcaggccatgctcagcaattgcttgtgtgtgcctggccttgctgtcagccctggcagcggctgcgtggcccctttgtggccctgtgctggcccagccatggtggcccagcccctgtgcaggcccagcccaggccaggagcattgtggctgggaacggcccctgtgccatggtgcccacagcagccttggggctctgtgccccatggcctccctgctgggcagcctctgccagctccagcagagcccctggcacctgtggggctgcacagacagccctgccctgggctctgtcagcctctgggccagcagagaggcagccagggctggccatggctgggaacaggccttgagccctgcaggaggatggagctggaccacagccaaactcagcccaggccaaagctgggctcagcagccagggctgccagtgcatgggcacagaggctggtactgacaaatgtcctgggccccctccctgctctgtccatgccaccaagggcacagagcagcctcctctctgggccacttgcctgtttgcaatgccttgcacaggcactggccctgccccacaaggcctggcctgagtcctgcccctgcacgctcagccaggctgagatggacactgatggtttctgggccaggctctctgagcccagcccagctctctgcaagctctgccagctgccctgagctctgggcagcaccaagggcctctccccagcccagcccagcccagccggctctggccccacagctctgctcaggccaggctgctctgggccctgccccacggcctcagcccctggcaagggcacagccaggactcAGCCCAAGCCATGGGGGAAGgggcttggccaaggccaaaggaggctccctggctgccctgctcccctctgcctgaggtgctgagagctctgcagcccctgctacCATCCCATCTGCTCAGGGCAAGACGagagccccggccttggggccctcaagagctgctcctacTCCAGGCCtagggcccatgccaaagctggggcagccacaaagctgtgcccatttctgttcattgctgctctgatgggcatggatcctcagccacttgttGTTTGATGATGAATTTTAATACTCCAGCGGCCTCTTCATTCTTGAGATCCTCAGTTATGGAATTCAGTAAAAAAGGGTCATAAAAATTTGTTCTAAAACACCCAAAGAATAAAAGCCTCAAGGAGTTATCGAAATGTTCAATTCTACTGTGGTTAACTGAAAAaatttcagaagtgtattcaaagtgaatgtACACTACTGAGAACAATGCAGAGAGAATTGTTttgtcctcttttttttttcctgtttatagaTTGATGTCAGCAATGTCCAGTTGATATGGACCCCCAGCACCTTCTAATGCAGCctgaagagaaaggaaaatcaagactcttcatggctgacaatcaatcagacttgGTCCCTACCCCTGCTCAACATTTTCTCTCATCCAACCCCTGACATTCCTATGaatcaggaatagtgtggccagcaggagcagggcagtgaatCTTccactgtgctcagcactgcttgggcagctcGTCAAGTTCTGTCCGATTCCAGTCCCCCTGAAATGGGCAATAGAAAAAATTTTGTAGCAGGAAGAGTAACGAAAGCAAAGccgaagccaaggaaatgctcagggcaatTTGGGGGTGGCtctcaggcagccctggctctgagcaacagcatctgcagtgggacaggaaactcccagctgatgggaacaaactttctggctgactgcagaggcccggacaaagctgagtggtttccctggagtcccccagcccttgcgggccccaggggctgatggcatttgtgctccctcaggttcatgtccccacaccaacagcatgggggtgctccccctgctgtgtgcaatgcaaacaggggctgctgagccagtgctgccgtgtctgtgcctgcaaggatggggcacctgtgtgagctgggggagaggccagggctgcagaggggggatgttgttggcagctccaccaggacgctctgggacgctgccctgggctgtccagagcactggggatggatcagccccagggcccttgcagagccccagccatgctgtttgcccccagcctgcccacggccagcctggggctgctcacggggcttttctgtgctgagcattggcctgggtgtgttcttgagagagcctgggcaagcagcctggagcccccagggccctggcctgaggcgtcagcgctgccccagcagtgcccatggcctgtccctgctgcagccccggcactgccacccccagggctgtgcccggccccgagagcactcaggccctacagcaacaccagggccaccagggcagcagggcagggccatggcagcagcactggcaacaccaagtgttgctgctgctgggcacagctgctgggccagccctgatctgcccccagctctgcacacagacattgctgctgcagctccagagaaggcaacataACGGGATCTCCCATGACAACTCTACTAGGACATCCTTTATCtcctttaaagccaccaagagACCAgctcctcattgacacagtctgagGCCACAGTGAATTTTGGAGAAGTAAAAGaagaaattgcagaaaaaaTGGCCTTGGTTTAGggagaatattaaaaaatgaaaacagaacaacaacaacaaaaaaaaaacaatccaaCAACAAGTACCAAAcattacttttatttcaagACATATGCAGATATTGGCAACCAGTTTAATGTTTCCTAAATGGTCCActcatcagtgtccacactgcagccttgagctcctggttcctcaggctgtagatgagggggttcagggctggaggcaccaccgagtacagaactgacaggcccagatccagggatggggaggacatggagtggggcttcaggtaggcaaacgTGCCAGTGCTGATAAACACGGAtagcacagccaggtgagggaggcaggttgAAAAGGCTTTGtactgtccctgctcagaggggatccttagcacagccctgaagatttgcacataggagaaaacaatgaacacaaaacagccaaataCCAAACAGGCACTGACAGCAAGAAGTCCCAATTCCCTGAGttgggatttggagcaggagagcttgaggatgtgagggatttcacagaagaactggcccagggcattgccatggcataggggcagggaaaatgtattggctgtgtgcatgagagcatagagaaagccactggcccaggcagctgctgccatgtaggcacaagctctgctgcccaggagggtcccgtagtgcaggggtttgcagatggacacatagcggtcgtagcacatcaCGGTCAGCAGATAAAACTCAGCTCCaatgaagaacataaagaaaaagagctgtgcagcacacccagtgtaggagatgttcctggtgtcccagagggaattgtgcatggctttggggacagtggtgcagatggagcccaggtcagtgagggccaggttgagcaggaagaagaacaagggtgtgtgcaggtggtggctgcaggctacggcactgatgatgaggccgttgcccaggagggcggccagggagatgcccagcaagaggcagaagtgcaggagctgcacctgccgcgtgtctgccaatgccaggaggaggaagtggctgatggagctgctgttggacattttcTGTGTCTTGGCATGTGGATCTGTAAGAAAGGTATTCATGGAATACTTGTGTTTGGAGATGACTTTAAATAtcgcagcacagcctggggtcaatttcctgcctctgcctgccccgggctctgctgcctggagctgtccctgccagcagctgctcccctgtgcccagggctgggccctgccagtgctgccagagcccagcccagccctgggggctcagctccgccctgcagacccctcccagctcagacactgcccaggggcagatctggctctgcaggctctgatggcaacatcagtgcaaccctgaggaggctggaaaactGACATTGACACTGCCTATGAGGGgtcctgtgctgatttctgtcactgcctgctttattcagagctaatttttttttattttttctaaacatGAACCGAGAGATGAATATCTACGTGCAATTTTCCATCCCAGCAACCCAACGCAGTAGGTTAataaatttttcccttttatgcagcccctgccttgctgtgctccctgtataaactacttggaaatgttctgcagtttaatgccatgctgggagcagtcctgaacaaagcatcctccccacacaaggagaacacttccaagccttaccagctgtctcctcccacccagaccttgtcccccagtgctgggagcagctgccagggccggctgagagctgtccctggcaggcagcagagtccctgccccagcacagcgccctaggctgcaggaccctgctctgcacgacagccctgggcacccctggctgctctgcataagagacaatcagagaatgtactcacagggtctgcaggcattgggatgttccagctttaggagatggctccaggagctgcagctgcattgtcctgcagccagaggttcctgtgccaagggctggcagtgattctgccccaggcacttctcagccccttcccagccctgactgattgaagctctctgtgcctctgtgctgtgcccggggtggctgcaggcagtgccccagcccggctgggctggcagaagagctgctcatcaagagaaatgtgcttttgaatcTCCTCTTGGTTACcaagagctgcctctgtgccaggagcccagcccagctcagcagcacagacacagcacaaggactttaatgagcctctggggctttgtgctcaggccctggacatcagtccctgagagggagctgaagaaacctctccagaactccaaggcagaatccaactccaaagtttcttggacttttaatgggtcccactgagggacgtgactgagaaagtgtccccaggccccaggcagagcagagaactggaggcagtgatgacaggtggggacaaagagaagccaagtcttggtgccctggggcacagcagggtctgtgccaccaagggctgtgaggagacaccttgtcctgaggccctggggcctcctggaacagccccagccaggctgggcactgtcagccccttgtcctccCCTCAGCACCCCCCCCCCTAGACCTCATCCCAGTGggctcaaggatctgctggaaggagtccctggggagccttgctcagcaatggccctgggtgctcctgaatgctcccagggactgcaggtctTTCAAAGAAATTtaggtttggcttttgccttggagtctctgagaggtttgtgcaatcatggcctccaattttCTGCTATAATTATTCCCTAGAGAGGCTTTCTCAGTAAGAACACTCAATGGGGCTCATTATTACTacagggtacttcagttattttaaggtacttggtgtttcccttttgatacacaCTGTGTGAGAGGTTTTACAATCATGGCTCcagttatctgctttaatgagtccctggagagctttgtaTTGActctcagtggggctcattaatgccttgagatactcaaggtttttaaggtactttatggatttaagtatacttttaggtacttttaaggaattttctttccaaaattgagtgtctgagaggtttgtgtgccatcctggcctccaattctgtTGTCCAAGGTGTCCATGAGCAGCCTGTGTTGGATatctttccccttttctgttttacaacaaagatggaactTAAAGAATTTTGTAAGTCTTTCTAAAAGCATACAAACAAACATTGGACAATTAACAATACaacaacagcaaagaaaattaaatgtccttttttagctagacatcatccaaccctttagtcccttggattggaagagtttattaAACCAGGtgttgttttccacttgaagcttcttgaactcttccttcagtacctgaatgctcttgtggatttTCTCGCTGTGGATGGAGAGGTTCATGCcacacatgccctcagagtctacacagccatgcccatgtgcccagagtaaaaactctatcaCTGTTCTGtaaggtggcatgtctgatggtctctatgtctgagagcaggccactcagtgtgagggaggtagcattggtttgcttacttaacaggcacccaagatggtctgATTGTCCTAAAggtttagctgcagccacccaaagTATTTCAAATTGAGGATGCTACCATCTGATACCTGGATTAGAGcttgcaaagccatctctttgatatcatccaatacttctctggggatacctgctgcttgatcatctggtaggctgttgtccttctccagctagatggttgattgtcaattctgCCCTTACCACATTATTAGCATAGTCATTGCTATTAGCAGaataaacacttccatccctcttcccacagggtgtattctgtaAATGACAAcaacataatatattttaaatcatcgGTGTTTGAGAaatgtgctgtaaacatggccTTCATTATGTCATTAAAGCAAGGTAAGTTCTTCCTATGGTCTTTAGATACAAagatccttgatttccctgCAAACCagtggctgatacctgggattctgccccctgtTTTCATAACATGCGGGGCCTatgaggaattttggggctatttgccagtctccttccttaatTGGTGGCATGGTCCAGGGTGAAGAGGGAATGATTGACAGTGAGGGCAGGACCCGCAGTTGTGGGGGTGGAGTCTGGAGCTTTTTTCAGGGCAGAGGCAAaagttgtggtagcaggaagtgaaggagccaagatggagggacGGTGGTCAGGCTCCTGAGCCATATTTTGGCTCGTTCTGTCTTGAGTCTCCAGGGCATGATGCTCCAAGACAGCAtggccattgccatcttggaccatcaTTAAAGGTttgagaaaggcaggtttgaggGGAGTTCCCGAGTTAGGAGTTACCAACGGAATGAGTTTTTAACACATTGCTTGCTGGTCAGGCGTGGTGTAGACGATGGGGAGCACGCAGGGTGCAATGGGGTCCCTTTTGATCAAAAATTGTACAGTTTAACTCCCACTGAGTACCCAAAATTTAGTGGtatggatttcatcagcagaggcatctggaaaattgttaatgatccacctcatgaatgattttaatttgttctttgaaaatattttgtcatgatcagtgagaattaaagcatccatacatgctcctttctactttgaACATCTggctttccatttttctctttctctgccttgtggggaagagccacaggaACACTCCAAATTAATTATGGGACATGGGTGCATactgtaaaaacacagtgaCTAAATGGGCAATGAACGTCTTGCATTTCCACAATCCCACCTGCAATCATATGCAGGTGAAACcgtcattgtccctgctgatctTGGCCAAGGTCCCTTGAGGCAAAGATGAATCTGCCAAACCTGacacaatccaaaatcccagagagcTTTgacctatccatcagctaaccccagctcacttgactgacacagggagccctgaatgtcatggtgCCTGTTCGGGCGCCAAATGTCCCAATGAGGGTGGCTGCAataaacctctctggttccctgacttcagggcgagggtggtgaaaatgaaaaggagcaggatcaatggggttgtttaaaaggaactttaataacagggtgaaaaacaataaacatggagaagtccaACACAGTACAAGGGGCAGGATCCTAAAACCTGAGTCAAGGAGGAAGCAACAACATAGCTACTTGGGGCTTGAAAACTAGTACAATAACATGTAGAAGAAATAAGTAATCAATAAACCGATAGGGGAGTAGAACTTGGCAACTTCGTATAACAACACTAAAGCCTTGTGGGGGACTTCTCAAGCTCACCCTAAGTTAAAAAAATGACTCCTAGGACTTGAAACTCACACCCAGTTCTTCtggggtaaaatctggctgactctgagttacagctgggaCAACTCTCACATTGCTGATTTACAATggtcccttgggaccatgcagcccaacagagccacaatgatgtccttggttccacgaggctccacagtgccacaatgtcccttggatccatggtgctctacagtttcacaatggccccttcatttcacaaggctcccaaatgtcaTATTGGTCtctataggaaggaaaccacggaGCCCCCAGGTTTCAGCAGCTGATGAGTGGaaaccaccagaggccaaggcaagcctgacctgtctgtcctggcggGTTTGCTTGGaccaacccttggatatttgaaattatgaatgtgGGATCTTAATTTCAGAtatttgtgcctggagaagatggatgTTTTTCTTCcgtaaaaagaaaagcacagagccctttccagtaTTTGCAAAACAGGTAAGTACTGGCACTCAGGAATCaaagaccagccagacctgtctgtcctggcaacttTTGTCTGTCAGTAATCcttggatacacagaaatttggaggtggaatccaagttttggccatggatacctggaaaagatggacagttcttttctatacaaaggaaagcccagagcctcagtgtttcaggggcagatgggagtggccttccacattccaaggttGGCCAGACCTATCAGGTGAAACCTGGGAGTCCATGCcagccacacctatttcatgttgccttggttccacagggtcctgcagtgtcacaatggttctcttgcttccatgatgccctctGGTGTCATAAAggccccttggttacacaagcCTTTAAGGATCTAAATGCTGTCCATGGTTCCAAAAGCCCAGGCTATCATGATCATctattggttccatgaagctcctctgtgtcaccatggccccttggttccatgggctccagtggtaCCACAATGATCCCCGTGGCTCCACAAGTTCCCATagtgtcataatggccccttcCCTCcttgaggccctgcagggtcacaatgacCCTCAGGTTCCGTGaggccctgcactgtcacaaTGGTCACCATCATTCCATGGGGCTTGCAATGCCACAATTTTCTCCACGGATACAcagtgccctgcaggatcacaatgaccctttggctccatgaggccctgaaatgcaacaattggctcttggttccacaaagccccaTAGCTTCACAttggccccttgggaccatgcggCCCAAAAGAACCACagtgatgtccttggttccatgaggctccaGTGTCACAACGGTCCCTTGGATCCGAGGttctctgcagtgtcacaaagttccctgcatttcagaagacctcaaagtgtcacaatggcccccaTAGTTCCTCAAGGCTCCATAGTGTTATAAtggccccttggatccatggtactcacagtgtcacaatgattcccttggttccacaagttcctagaGTGTAACAATGCCCTTTGGCTCTACAATCCCCCAcattgtcacaatggtctccataggaaggaaacaaccgAGCACcggggcagatgagaggcagtcaccagaggccgaGTCTCGTCACACTTGACTGTATTGGCAGATTTTGTTTGGGAGAAAGCCTTGCATATAGGGAATTTTAgaggtggaatcctaatttCAGGCATAGAAGCCTAGACGAGAAAGAGAGctcttttccatgggaaggaaagcacagagccccagtgcttcacagtcagatgagaagtggcccttgacatgtcaaattcagtgggacctgtcaaacagcccccaggaggccaaagcaggcagacctgttccatggtTCCTTGATTTCATGGATCCCCACACTGTCACAGtattctccttgattccacgaagtcttgcagtgtcacaatggcttcttggtttcatgagccccaaCAGAGTCACAGGATTCCCTTGGCTGCATgcggccctgctgtgtcacaatggctccttgtttcAATGGACCCCAGTGTTTGATTGTTGACCCTTGCATCCATACTGCCCCTGAGttgcacaatggtctccttgattccatgaggcaccATGAGGTCACAACTgacccttgattccatgaggttctgtactgTCATTGTGGttgctgtcagaggctggatgagatcgatgtcccgagacaccttgggatgctcggaatgcccatgtggggccagggccgggtcaggccttggtttgtggtggggcagagccccgcccccagccctggcctggcagagctgtcaatcacacagtaCGGGCAGTGCTAACATAGTTCTGTTTGGCTGAgctgtcaatcaatcacacaTCAGCCGCTGGTGCCTACCATGGCTCTGATTGGACATGCAACTGTCAGTCCCACTCCAGGGGCGGGCTCATGAAGGCTCAGGAAGTTAAAAGCTGGGGCACGAGGGCAGTCCAGGGTCTGGATCCTGCCTTCTCCTGTGGTTCCTCTCTGTGCGATGCTGGAAACCCAGCAGTTGGTACCTATGTGCGTGTTGTTCTatggatcttctgtctttctgttgttctctctttctcctcctccttctaatcctacttacctggaacatttttgggcAACTTGAAATATTAAGGGTTAAGGGTTTTTATGttaaatgtgtgggaatccaaggcacagggaatatttctctgtctgctctgacgggtcctgacccccagagaaacactgcctttcCACTTCACCCATGGAGAGGACTTGAATTTGAGATAGATTAGAATTtaccaaagtgtgaaatagGTAATAGAGAGTACTATACTATGTTccttgggtgagaaatttaggttttggggttATTATTATGGTGTAGataggaggcaagatggaggaattgggatGTAGTCCGTGTCTTCTTCATCTGCTCTATTTTCCGCACTGTTGGTAGCACAAGGTGATTggtcaaggaaagcacagtgaAGAGGTTATGTGGACAGTCAAGGGATGAGTTATTGGTAGATAAGTAGAAATAATGCACCTTTCAAGTGTTTATTGGATGAGACAATGTTAAAAGAGCTTGAAACTGTatgttttggggccattttgcaGTGCTTTTCCAGTTCACTGAGCCTGGTGTGG
Proteins encoded:
- the LOC141727841 gene encoding olfactory receptor 14A16-like, with protein sequence MSNSSSISHFLLLALADTRQVQLLHFCLLLGISLAALLGNGLIISAVACSHHLHTPLFFFLLNLALTDLGSICTTVPKAMHNSLWDTRNISYTGCAAQLFFFMFFIGAEFYLLTVMCYDRYVSICKPLHYGTLLGSRACAYMAAAAWASGFLYALMHTANTFSLPLCHGNALGQFFCEIPHILKLSCSKSQLRELGLLAVSACLVFGCFVFIVFSYVQIFRAVLRIPSEQGQYKAFSTCLPHLAVLSVFISTGTFAYLKPHSMSSPSLDLGLSVLYSVVPPALNPLIYSLRNQELKAAVWTLMSGPFRKH